In one Solanum lycopersicum chromosome 11, SLM_r2.1 genomic region, the following are encoded:
- the PSK3 gene encoding putative phytosulfokines 6-like precursor — translation MMKQNVYFVLLLLVSMIISSQASSRFLVNNLQVEKEAKLTNKSSDGDSIEKMRSTNLNRLMGLEEYSCEDENDQECIKRRVLVEAHLDYIYTQHHNHP, via the exons ATGATGAAGCAAAATGTATATTTTGTGCTACTTCTTCTTGTTTCCATGATCATTTCTTCACAAGCATCTAGTCGTTTTTTAGTAAACAACTTGCAAG TGGAAAAGGAAgcaaaattaactaataaatcTAGTGATGGAGACTCAATTGAGAAGATGAGAAGTACtaatttaaat AGGTTGATGGGGTTAGAAGAATATTCATGTGAGGATGAAAATGATCAAGAATGCATTAAGAGAAGAGTTCTTGTAGAAGCTCACTTGGATTACATCTACACTCAACACCATAATCACCCTTAA
- the LOC101247693 gene encoding arogenate dehydratase 3, whose protein sequence is MQSLTPSSSGINLKSLIQTKIRSNRVNSIRPVITCVYRFDAANAAVNTGTANTNSAGHAGGSRADWQSSCAILASKVVSQQQNAEKSGGAGNITAVNGHKAAIDLDLVPIDNQPKPLTITDLSPAPMHGAQLRVAYQGVPGAYSEAAAGKAYPKCEAIPCDQFEVAFQAVELWIADRAVLPVENSLGGSIHRNYDLLLRHRLHIVGEVQLPVHHCLLALPGVRKEYLNRVISHPQALAQCELTLTKLGLNVTREAVDDTAGAAEYIASHNLRDTAAIASARAADLYGLQILAEGIQDDSSNVTRFVMLAREPIIPRTDRPFKTSIVFAHDKGTSVLFKVLSAFAFRNISLTKIESRPHRNRPIRLVDDANVGTAKHFEYMFYVDFEASMADVRAQNALAEVQEFTSFLRVLGSYPMDMTPWCPSRED, encoded by the coding sequence ATGCAATCGCTTACTCCATCATCGTCGGGGATAAATCTCAAATCCTTAATCCAGACGAAGATACGGTCGAACCGGGTTAACTCGATTCGACCAGTTATCACATGCGTTTACCGGTTTGACGCGGCCAACGCCGCCGTCAACACCGGTACCGCGAATACCAACTCTGCCGGACACGCCGGCGGTTCTAGAGCCGACTGGCAGAGTTCCTGTGCGATTTTAGCAAGTAAAGTTGTGTCGCAGCAGCAGAACGCTGAGAAGAGTGGCGGTGCTGGTAACATCACCGCCGTGAACGGCCATAAGGCGGCGATAGATCTCGATCTAGTTCCAATCGATAACCAACCTAAGCCGCTCACCATTACTGACCTCTCCCCAGCGCCGATGCACGGTGCTCAGCTTCGCGTCGCTTACCAAGGCGTACCTGGAGCGTACAGCGAAGCTGCCGCCGGTAAAGCTTATCCGAAATGTGAAGCCATACCTTGTGATCAATTCGAGGTTGCATTCCAAGCCGTTGAACTCTGGATCGCTGACCGTGCAGTTCTCCCCGTTGAAAACTCTCTCGGAGGATCTATTCACAGAAACTACGACCTCCTCCTTCGTCACCGTCTCCACATCGTCGGAGAAGTTCAACTACCGGTCCACCACTGCCTCTTAGCACTTCCAGGCGTTCGAAAAGAGTATCTCAACAGAGTCATAAGCCATCCACAAGCCTTAGCACAATGCGAGCTCACATTAACAAAACTCGGTTTAAACGTAACTCGTGAAGCTGTTGACGATACCGCCGGCGCTGCTGAATACATAGCTTCCCACAACCTCCGTGACACAGCTGCAATCGCCTCAGCACGCGCTGCCGATCTATACGGTCTCCAGATCTTAGCTGAAGGAATCCAGGACGATTCAAGCAACGTAACTCGTTTCGTTATGCTAGCTCGTGAACCAATAATTCCTCGAACCGATCGTCCATTCAAAACAAGCATCGTCTTCGCACATGATAAAGGAACAAGCGTTCTGTTCAAAGTTTTATCAGCTTTCGCATTCAGAAACATCAGTTTAACGAAAATCGAGTCACGGCCTCACCGGAATCGTCCGATCCGGCTAGTCGACGACGCTAACGTCGGAACGGCGAAGCATTTCGAGTACATGTTCTATGTAGATTTCGAAGCTTCCATGGCGGATGTTAGAGCTCAAAATGCATTGGCTGAAGTTCAGGAGTTCACGTCGTTTTTGAGGGTTTTGGGAAGTTATCCAATGGATATGACTCCATGGTGTCCTTCTCGTGAAGATTAA
- the LOC101248167 gene encoding nucleobase-ascorbate transporter 12, which translates to MASSDPNKRPRPGPWPPAPESAAMPPTSWAKKTGFRPKFSGETNASDSGQIGIQQQQSTRRRESDPNLDLEAGRVRPRQEKVNGETTGEKDKPPVRKRRDSDGGGGSSGGGGGVAKSTNGQAVGTTATAEPAAVATTAAAAQQPSRRVSRNEEVVDVLPQVVDDDGFMSRHSHMKYELRDTPGLVPIGLYGFQHYLSILGSLILIPLVIVPAMGGNYEDTSNVVSTVLLVSGVTTLLHTSFGSRLPLIQGASFVYLAPALAIINSPEFLALKGNKFKHIMKELQGALIISSAFQAILGYSGLMSVLVRLINPVVVAPTVAAVGLSFYSYGFPQIGTCLEIGAMQILLVILFSLYLRKISVLGHRVFLIYAVPLGLAITWSVAFLLTAVGVYSYKGCDVNAPVLNIISDHCRENIPKMKHCRVDALHALGSAPWFRFPYPLQWGMPVFHWKMALVMCVVSIISSVDSIGSYHASSLLVASRPPTPGVLSRGIGLEGLCSLLAGLWGTGTGSATLTENVHTIAVTKMGSRRAIELGACVLIVLSLIGKVGGFIASIPDVIVAGLLCFMWTMLTALGLSNLRYSEAGSSRNIIIVGLSLFLSLSIPAYFQQYGITQKSNLQVPSYFQPYVVASHGPIRTNFGALNYVLNTLLSLHMVIAFLVAVVLDNTVPGSRQERGVYVWSDPETAKREPAVAKDYGLPFRVGKLFRWVKWVGL; encoded by the exons ATGGCTAGCTCCGACCCGAATAAGCGTCCTCGACCCGGTCCATGGCCACCTGCACCGGAATCTGCAGCAATGCCGCCTACTTCATGGGCAAAGAAAACTGGGTTTCGCCCAAAATTCTCTGGGGAGACGAATGCTAGTGATTCTGGGCAAATTGGGATACAGCAGCAGCAGTCGACCCGGAGGAGAGAGTCCGACCCGAATTTGGATCTTGAAGCGGGTCGGGTTAGGCCTAGACAGGAGAAGGTTAATGGGGAAACTACAGGTGAGAAGGATAAGCCACCTGTGAGGAAAAGGAGAGACtctgatggtggtggtggtagtagtggtggtggtggaggagTGGCTAAGAGTACTAATGGACAAGCAGTTGGTACTACTGCTACTGCTGAGCCAGCTGCTGTAGCTACGACTGCAGCTGCGGCTCAGCAGCCGTCTCGAAGAGTTTCGAGGAATGAAGAGGTTGTAGATGTGTTGCCACAAGTAGTTGATGATGATGGTTTTATGTCTAGGCATTCACATATGAAATATGAGCTTAGAGATACTCCTGGTCTTG TTCCTATTGGACTCTATGGATTTCAACATTATCTTTCAATATTGGGATCGTTGATATTAATTCCACTTGTGATAGTTCCTGCAATGGGTGGTAACTAT GAGGATACATCAAATGTCGTCTCCACTGTGCTCCTTGTGTCAGGAGTGACGACGCTGTTGCACACGTCATTTGGCTCGAGGTTACCTCTGATACAGGGGGCTTCATTTGTTTATCTTGCTCCTGCTCTTGCAATAATTAACTCCCCAGAGTTCTTGGCATTGAAAGGAAAT AAATTCAAGCATATCATGAAGGAGTTGCAGGGAGCTTTAATAATTTCTTCAGCTTTTCAAGCAATTCTTGGATACAGTGGGCTGATGTCAGTATTAGTGAG GTTGATCAATCCTGTGGTTGTGGCTCCTACAGTTGCTGCTGTTGGACTTTCATTCTACAGTTACGGTTTCCCACAAATTGGTACATGTCTTGAAATTGGAGCGATGCAGATATTGTTGGTTATTCTTTTCTCTCTT TACCTCCGTAAGATATCTGTTCTTGGTCATCGTGTGTTTCTCATCTACGCG GTTCCATTGGGTCTAGCAATAACATGGTCCGTAGCTTTCCTTCTGACGGCAGTGGGAGTATATAGCTATAAAGGCTGTGATGTGAATGCACCagtattaaatataatatccGATCACTGCAGAGAGAATATCCCTAAGATGAAGCACTGTCGTGTTGATGCTTTACATGCATTAGGATCTGCTCCGTGGTTTAGATTCCCTTATCCATTGCAATGGGGTATGCCCGTCTTCCACTGGAAAATGGCTCTAGTAATGTGTGTTGTATCCATAATTTCATCTGTGGATTCG ATTGGATCGTATCATGCATCATCATTGTTGGTTGCGTCCAGACCGCCAACACCTGGTGTTTTAAGTCGAGGAATTGGTCTTGAAGGACTTTGTAGCCTCTTGGCTGGTCTATGGGGCACAGGAACTGGATCTGCAACTTTGACTGAAAATGTGCACACGATTGCTGTTACCAAAATGGGAAGCCGCAGAGCGATTGAGCTGGGGGCTTGTGTTTTAATTGTCCTGTCTCTTATAG GTAAAGTAGGAGGTTTTATTGCATCAATACCGGATGTCATTGTTGCAGGCCTATTATGCTTTATGTGGACAATGCTTACCGCCTTGGGCTTGTCAAATTTACGCTATAGTGAAGCAGGAAGCTCGAGGAACATTATCATAGTTGGCCTGTCTTTGTTCCTATCGCTATCTATACCAGCCTATTTCCAACAGTACGGCATCACTCAGAAAAGCAACTTGCAAGTTCCGAGTTATTTTCAACCATATGTTGTGGCTTCTCACGGTCCAATCCGCACAAACTTTGGAGCG CTAAACTACGTTTTGAATACATTGTTATCACTCCACATGGTGATAGCATTCTTGGTAGCTGTGGTCCTCGACAACACTGTGCCAGGGAGTCGTCAGGAGCGTGGGGTGTACGTTTGGTCTGACCCCGAAACAGCAAAAAGAGAACCTGCTGTAGCCAAAGACTATGGATTGCCATTCAGAGTTGGCAAACTCTTCAGATGGGTGAAATGGGTTGGACTATAA